The genome window AAGCTTCGGCCATCGGCCGAGACGCTGCCGATGTACTACTCGGCGCTGGCGCGCTCGCGCGCCGACTGGCTCGTGGGCATGAACCTCAGCCGGTTGTTCACGGTGCTGGGGCGCCAAGCCGGCTACGACGGCGTGCTGTCAGTCGGGCGCGTCCAGACCCCAACGCTCAAGCTAGTGGTGGACCGCGACCGGGAGATTGCCGCCTTCGTCTCCGTGCCGTACTGGGCCATCGACGTGTCCCTATCCGCAGGCGGCCAGGCTTTCAGCGCGCAGTGGATCCCGCCCGACGCCTGCACAGACGGCGCCGGCCGATGCCTGCAGCAGCCGGTGGCACAGCAGGCCGCGCAGCAGGTACATGCGGCCGGCAGCGCCCAGGTGGTCTCGGTCGAAACCGAACGCGTGCGGGAAAGCCCGCCGCTTCCGTTTGACCTGGGCACCTTGCAGGAGGTGTGCTCCAAGCAGCTTGGGCTGGACGTGCAGGAAACCTTGAACATTGCCCAAGCACTGTACGAGACGCACAAGGCCACCACGTACCCCCGTTCGGATTCCGGATATCTACCCGAAAGCATGTTCTCCGAGGTGCCCACGGTCCTCGACAGCCTGCTCAAGACCGATTCCTCGCTACGAGCGATCATGGACCAGCTCGACCGCTCCGTGCGTTCGCGTGCCTGGAACGACGCTAAGGTGTCGGCGCACCACGGCATCATCCCAACGCTAGAACCGGCAAACCTCTCGGCTATGAGCGAGAAGGAGTTGGCCGTGTACCGATTGATCCGCGCGCATTACCTGGCACAGTTCCTTCCTCATCACGAGTTCGACCGCACCGTAGCGAACTTCTCCTGCGGCCAGCAGAAACTGGCAGCGACCGGCAAGCAGGTCGTGGTCAAGGGCTGGCGCCTGGTTCTGGCCGAGCCTCAGCCAGATGAGGAAGGCGATACCGCTGCGCGCAGCCAGGTGCTGCCCGCGCTGAGCGAGACCCTGGCGTGCCAAGTGACCGGTGTGGATCTGAAGGCGCTCAAGACGTTGCCACCTCGACCCTACACGCAGGGCGAGTTGGTCAAGTCCATGAAAGGCGTTGCCAAGCTGGTCTCGGATCCGCGCTTGAAACAGAAGCTCAAGGATACGGTCGGCATCGGTACCGAAGCGACGCGAGCCAACATTATCGGCGGCCTGATCGCACGTGGCTACCTTGTGAAAAAGGGGCGCGCCATCCGCGCCTCGGACGCGGCCTTCACTCTGATCGGCGCGGTGCCGGCGGCAATTGCCGATCCAGGCACCACCGCTGTCTGGGAACAAGCACTCGACATGATCGAAGCCGGCCAGCTCACGCTGGACGTGTTCATTGGCAAGCAGGCCGCATGGATTTCACAATTGATCGCGCAGTACGGTAGCGCGTCCCTGTCCATCAAGGTTCCCCAAGGGCCGGCATGCCCGCAATGTGGCGCACCTACCCGCCAGCGCATCGGCAAAAGCGGCCCGTTCTGGTCGTGCAATCGCTACCCTGACTGCAAAGGCACGCTGCCAGTCGAATCCGGTACGTCTAAGCGCGCAGCCTCACGTCCGCGCCGTGGCGGCCGCAAAGGCTCCTGATCGACCCCTCTCCCCCGTGAGCCGTGCTCGCCTTCTGCGGCATGGCTCGTGTCCCGCGCCCTTTCGGGACGCCCAGCGCACATCGCCTTCTTGATCCGTGTGCGCGTCCCGCCGAGCCGCCCCCGGCCGCGGGACCTGAAGGTAACTCCTCCAAGAATCGCGCCACGCGCGCGCTGCTGATCTGCATTTCTTCCGCCTCTGCGAAGGGTCCCCCGATGGCTTGCCCGCTCACACAAGCCATCGGGAGACCCCTTGCGGTCAGCGGTATTCGGTGCCGGTGCCCGCCGGCGCAAAAACGGGCTCCCTTTGTGCGCGGATGTGCGCCAGACGATGCCGGCCCCAGCCACGACATGGGCCGGGTGTGATTGCTGACAGCAGACGGTTCTAGCGACGACCGGGCCTGCAAATCAGCCCACGGGTGGCTTCTTCTTTTCTCCCGAGCCGAAGGCCCTGCGGCCTTCGGCGCCTTTCTCCTGCCCATCAACATCCCGGCCCGGCCATTGGCCTGGGCCACACGAACAGGAGAGCCGATATGCACCCTCAACCTTGCGCGCCGCTGCTTTACGGCAGCGTGTGCAGCGGCATCGAGGCCGTGAGCCTCGCCTGGCAACCTCTCGGCCTTGAAGCCGCGTGGTTTGCCGAAATCGAGCCGTTCCCGTGCGCCGTGCTCGCACACCACTACCCGCATGTGCCCAACCTGGGCGACATGACCACGATCGCTCGCCAGGTTCAGGCCGGTACCGTGCCGGCCCCCGACATCCTGGTCGGCGGCACGCCATGCCAATCGTTCAGCGTGGCCGGCGCGCGCCGGGGACTGGATGACCCGCGCGGCGCCTTGACCCTTGCCTATGTGGAGTTAGCCAATGCCATCGACCAAGCCCGTCACCAAAAACACCGCTCGCCGGCCACGATCGTCTGGGAAAACGTCCCAGGCGTCCTCAACGACCGCAGCAACGCCTTCGGGCATTTCCTGGGAGCATTGGCCGGAGAAAGCCGTGCGCTCGAACCGCCAGGGGAAAAATGGACGCACGCAGGTTACGTGTCTGGCCCCAGGCGCCGCATCGCCTGGCGCGTGCTCGACGCTCAATATTTCGGCGTCGCCCAACGTCGCAAGCGTGTGTTTCTTGTGGCAGGTGGTGGAGATGGTTTCGATCCCGCCGAAATACTTTTTGAGCGTGCAGGCCTGCGCGGGCATCCTTCGCCGGGCTTCGCGCCGTGGCAAGGCACTGCCGGCGCTGCTGGACTTGGCGCTGAGGCAGCAGGCGACTTCAGGGGACTGAAGCAACACTACGGCAAGGTCAAGACGACGTTTGGATTCGGTGAAGGCATCGGCCCTGTCGATGTGGCCGCATGCCTGTTGGCGGACACCAAGCATGACATCCGCACGGAGACGTTCATGGCGCTGTCAGTCGCCGGCAGCATCACCCACACCCTCGACACCGCCAACGGGGGCAAGGGCAGCGGCGAAGAAGGTACGGGCAAAGGTGCGCCGATCATTGCCTTCACCGCCCAAGGTTGTGGAGCCGATGCGACAGTGGATTGGGCGCAAACCCTGCGTGCAGGCGGGCATCGCCACAGCCATGCGAACGCAGGAGTGGTACCGGCTATCGCATTCGCGCAGAACAATCGCGGCGAAGTGCGATTTGAGTCAGGCCATGGGCAGGTGGCTTGCACCATCCTGTCCAATGGCAGGCCAGGCTACGGGGTGCCGATGGTGGCCTGCGTTGCTTTGCGGGGCAGGCAGCATGGTCTTGCAGCCGAGCTTGGCGGCGGCATATCGACCGCACTGCGCATCAGTGGCGATGGCGTGGATAAGAGTCATGTGCTGGCACCTAACTATGAGGCGCATTTCCGGTACGACTGGAATGATCCCGTTCTGGGAGACTGGTCGCAATGGCAGGTGCGGCGCCTGATGCCACTGGAATGCGAGCGGCTGCAAGGCATGCCCGACGACTACACGCTGGTCCCTTATCGCGGCAAGCCCGCCACAGATGCCCCGCGATACAAGGCGATCGGCAACTCGATGGCCGTGCCCTGCGTCGCGTGGCTGGGTCAGCGGCTGGTGCAGTGCCTGCACAAGAAGAGGTTGACCGCTTCGGTTTGATGCTCGCCACCCCAGGCACGCCATTCTCTTTACGGCACGCTCGACATGTCGGCAGCATCTAGCAGCCAGGTTGTCCAGGCTGCTGCAGGTTCCACTCCGGCCATCCGCCAGTTCGATGCCGGGCTTTCTTTTTCGCGGCCATCAATCGGGACCGGAACGGGTTCCAATTTTCCGCTGACTTGGCCCGGCCCGCGCGCGACGCTGCCCGCATGTGTCGCTGATCCGTCAGCACCATGCCAGCAGCCTGAGTTTCGAGGCCGCCGCGGGGTTCTCCCGTGCTACCCACCAGTCCGCCGTCGCATCGAGTCTGCGGACACGCGTCTTGTGACGCTGATGCGTTCTTTTCGACCGCGTGCGGGAGCTGCCATCCCGTGAGGGACAAGGCCCCGCTTTCCTAGGAGCCCACTCATGTCCCAACAAGCCTCTTTCGGCCAATTGGCTTTGATCTATTGCGGCAAGTTACTGCCGCTCGAAGTCCTGCAGAGCGCCGCAGGCCACTACATCGGCACACGCAATAGCGAAGGTCCCGTCTCGCGGGAATCTCGCGAGTACTTCCGAAGCTATGCCGCAGCTCAAAGCGCCCTCGAAAGTGGCGGCTGGTCCCAACTGGCCAATCCCTGATCCAACTGGAGGAGCCACGTCATGAACCAGCATCTGCCTCGAGAAATCGTCGATCAAATCGCACAGGAGCAGCGGCATTTCGCTGCGGCGTCCGATGCGTTTCTCCATGCCTGGAAACGCGGTGTGCAACTCGCTGGGCCTCAATGGTTTGGCGATGGCACACCCGAAGGGCTAAACCTGGCACGCGACAAATGGGATATGTGCCCCGACGTGCCAAGGATCAGCAAGGCCATTAGCGTCCTGAGCAGTGGGGAACGCATGTTTCTTGCCGCGATGGTCAGCTTCTACAACGAGCGCAAGGGAGGCGCGCTTCTGAAACGTTGCGGATTCCATGGGCTTGCCGACTTCGGCGGTCTCGATCTACAACATCGCAAGGTACTCGCCGACCTGATACTGAATTACAGCGGTTGGTGAAGCCGGTCTCCGGAATAACACTGCCTTTCGCTCACCCACCCACAAGGGACATGTGCCGCCTAGGCCATGTCCCTCAAGCTCTTTCACGTCGCGCAGCGCAAGGCCTGACCCAAAGCCAGAAATCAGCACAGCATGTGTTCTTTCCCGCGTCAGCGCAAACGCCACTTCGTGTCCGAAGCCTGACCTTGCCAACCACTCATCAGGTCTTTTTCTTGCCTGCAATGCGCTGAAAAGCGGGTGCGGCGCGATGTCATTTTCTTCGAGCCGACAGCCTGCTGCAGCGCCATTCTTCCCTGCATGTTCGTCGGCGTTGCCGACACATGCCCAGGCAGCCGAGACCTTAAAGGCTGCAAGTGCGGGAAACCGCA of Xanthomonas translucens pv. cerealis contains these proteins:
- a CDS encoding DNA cytosine methyltransferase, with translation MHPQPCAPLLYGSVCSGIEAVSLAWQPLGLEAAWFAEIEPFPCAVLAHHYPHVPNLGDMTTIARQVQAGTVPAPDILVGGTPCQSFSVAGARRGLDDPRGALTLAYVELANAIDQARHQKHRSPATIVWENVPGVLNDRSNAFGHFLGALAGESRALEPPGEKWTHAGYVSGPRRRIAWRVLDAQYFGVAQRRKRVFLVAGGGDGFDPAEILFERAGLRGHPSPGFAPWQGTAGAAGLGAEAAGDFRGLKQHYGKVKTTFGFGEGIGPVDVAACLLADTKHDIRTETFMALSVAGSITHTLDTANGGKGSGEEGTGKGAPIIAFTAQGCGADATVDWAQTLRAGGHRHSHANAGVVPAIAFAQNNRGEVRFESGHGQVACTILSNGRPGYGVPMVACVALRGRQHGLAAELGGGISTALRISGDGVDKSHVLAPNYEAHFRYDWNDPVLGDWSQWQVRRLMPLECERLQGMPDDYTLVPYRGKPATDAPRYKAIGNSMAVPCVAWLGQRLVQCLHKKRLTASV
- a CDS encoding DNA topoisomerase III, whose translation is MRLFLCEKPSQGKDIGRILGATQRREGCLSGSGVTVTWCIGHLVEAAPPEAYDEQLKRWSIEQLPIIPEHWRVEVKPKTATQFKVVKALLAKATQLVIATDADREGELIAREVIDLCGYRGPIERLWLSALNDTSIRTALGKLRPSAETLPMYYSALARSRADWLVGMNLSRLFTVLGRQAGYDGVLSVGRVQTPTLKLVVDRDREIAAFVSVPYWAIDVSLSAGGQAFSAQWIPPDACTDGAGRCLQQPVAQQAAQQVHAAGSAQVVSVETERVRESPPLPFDLGTLQEVCSKQLGLDVQETLNIAQALYETHKATTYPRSDSGYLPESMFSEVPTVLDSLLKTDSSLRAIMDQLDRSVRSRAWNDAKVSAHHGIIPTLEPANLSAMSEKELAVYRLIRAHYLAQFLPHHEFDRTVANFSCGQQKLAATGKQVVVKGWRLVLAEPQPDEEGDTAARSQVLPALSETLACQVTGVDLKALKTLPPRPYTQGELVKSMKGVAKLVSDPRLKQKLKDTVGIGTEATRANIIGGLIARGYLVKKGRAIRASDAAFTLIGAVPAAIADPGTTAVWEQALDMIEAGQLTLDVFIGKQAAWISQLIAQYGSASLSIKVPQGPACPQCGAPTRQRIGKSGPFWSCNRYPDCKGTLPVESGTSKRAASRPRRGGRKGS